A region of Gracilinanus agilis isolate LMUSP501 chromosome 3, AgileGrace, whole genome shotgun sequence DNA encodes the following proteins:
- the DNAJC10 gene encoding dnaJ homolog subfamily C member 10, with the protein MEDWFKKGDYVRDRKRTFLCFLILVYLTALVYTDKDFYSLLGVSKEANSREIRQAFKKLALKLHPDKNPNNPNAHEEFLKINRAYEVLKDEDLRKKYDKYGEKGLEDNQERGQYESWNYYRYDFGIYDDDPEIITLDRREFDAAVNSGELWFINFYSPGCSHCHDLAPTWREFAKEMDGLFRIGAVNCGDDRMLCRMKGIKSYPSLYIFKSEMNPMKYFGERTKDHLVNFAMRYVRSTVTELWAGNFVNAIETAFASGIGWLISFCSTTGDCLSSQTRLKLAGMLEGLVNIGWMDCGTQGNLCKSLDITSSITAYFPPGATLTNKEKGGVLFLKSLDAKEIYVEIMHHLPDFEMLSADSLKDRLAHHRWLLFFQFGKNENSNVHDFKKLKFLLKKEHIQVGRFDCLSEPVTCRKFYVHQPSVAVFKGKGTEDYEIHHGKKILYHILAFAKESVDSHVVTLGPQNFPDKEKEPWLVDFFTPWCPPCRALLPELRKASKQLNGQLKFGTLDCTIHEGLCNMYNIQAYPTTVVFNQSNIHEYEGHHSAEEILEFIEDLRNPSVISLTPETFNELVKKRKRDEIWMVDFYSPWCRPCQMLMPEWKRMARLLNGLISVGSVDCQKYYSFCSQEQVKKFPDIRLYPLKSNSAHQYYTYNEWDRDAYSLRTWALAYLPQVSIELTPQTFNDKVLEGKDHWVVDFYAPWCGPCRNFAPEFELLARTIKGKVKAGKVDCQAHAYTCQNAGIRAYPTVKFYPYQGNKKNILGKQIDIRDAKSIADLLDEKLKALQSKTQREKSKSKDEL; encoded by the exons atggaagACTGGTTCAAGAAAGGAGACTATGTTAGAGACAGGAAAAgaacttttctctgtttcttaattTTAGTATATCTTACTGCATTAGTCTACACTGATAAGGATTTTTACAGTTTACTTGGAGTATCCaaagaagcaaatagtagagaaATAAGACAGGCTTTCAAGAAGTTGGCATtgaaattacatcctgataaaaaccCG AATAACCCAAATGCTCATGAGgagtttttgaaaataaatagagCATATGAAGTATTGAAAGATGAAGATCTTCGGAAAAAGTATGATAAGTATGGAGAAAAAGGACTTGAGGATAATCAAGAAAGGGGCCAGTATGAAAGCTGGAATTATTACCGATATGATTTTG GTATTTATGATGATGATCCTGAAATTATAACCTTGGACAGAAGAGAATTTG ATGCTGCTGTTAATTCTGGAGAGCTATGGTTCATAAATTTCTACTCCCCAGGATGTTCACACTGCCATGATTTAGCTCCCACA tgGAGGGAATTTGCTAAAGAAATGGATGGTTTATTTCGCATTGGAGCTGTAAATTGTGGAGATGATAGAATGCTTTGCCGAATGAAAGGAATCAAGAGTTATCCAAGCCTCTACATTTTCAAATCTGaaatg aatccaatgaaatattttggaGAGAGAACAAAGGACCACTTAGTGAATTTTGCCATGCGGTATGTCAGAAGCACAGTAACAGAATTATGGGCAG gaaattttgTTAATGCCATCGAAACTGCATTTGCCTCTGGTATTGGCTGGCTCATCAGTTTTTGTTCTACGAcaggag ATTGCTTAAGTTCACAGACACGTCTTAAACTGGCTGGCATGTTG GAAGGCCTTGTTAATATAGGCTGGATGGATTGTGGTACTCAGGGTAACCTGTGTAAAAGTCTAGACATCACATCAAGTATTACAGCTTATTTTCCACCTGGGGCCACATTAACTAACAAAGAAAAAGGAGGTGTTTTG TTTCTCAAATCCTTGGATGCCAAAGAGATTTATGTTGAAATAATGCACCATCTTCCAGATTTTGAAATGCTCTCTGCAGATTCACTAAAg gATCGATTGGCTCATCATAGATGGCTGCTTTTCTTtcaatttggaaaaaatgaaaactcaaaTGTTCAtgactttaaaaagttaaaatttcttcttaaaaagGAACATATTCAG gtTGGCAGGTTTGACTGTCTTTCTGAACCAGTCACCTGCCGTAAGTTTTATGTTCATCAACCATCTGTGGCAGTATTTAAAGGTAAAGGAACTGAAGATTATGAAATTCATCATG gaaagaagattCTATACCATATCCTTGCATTTGCTAAAGAAAGTGTTGATTCTCATGTTGTCACACTTGGACCTCAGAATTTTCCtgacaaagaaaaagaaccatGGCTTGTTGATTTCTTTACACCT TGGTGTCCACCTTGTCGAGCTTTGTTGCCAGAATTACGGAAAGCATCAAAGCAGCTAAACGGGCAGCTTAAATTTGGCACTCTTGATTGTACAATCCATGAAGGCCTCTGCAACATg TATAACATTCAAGCTTATCCAACAACAGTGGTGTTCAACCAGTCCAATATTCATGAATATGAGGGACATCATTCAGCTGAAGAGATTTTAGAATTTATAGAG GATCTGAGGAACCCTTCTGTCATTTCTCTAACACCAGAGACATTCAATGAACTAGTTAAGAAGAGAAAACGTGATGAAATCTGGATGGTTGATTTTTATTCTCCTTGGTGCAGACCATGCCAAATGTTAATGCCAGAGTGGAAAAGGATGGCACGg TTGTTAAATGGTCTGATCAGTGTTGGCAGTGTAGACTGCCAAaagtattattcattttgtagccAGGAGCAAGTCAAGAAATTTCCTGATATAAGGCTTTACCCTCTAAAATCAAACTCAGCTCATCAATATta TACTTACAATGAATGGGACAGAGATGCATATTCTCTAAGAACCTGGGCTCTAGC ATATTTGCCTCAGGTGTCCATAGAGCTTACACCGCAGACTTTCAATGACAAAGTATTAGAAGGGAAAGATCATTGGGTAGTTGATTTCTATGCTCCTTGGTGTGGACCTTGCAGAAATTTTGCCCCAGAATTTGAGCTTTTGGCTAGG acTATTAAAGGAAAAGTGAAAGCTGGAAAAGTAGATTGTCAAGCTCATGCTTATACTTGCCAGAATGCTGGCATCAGAGCTTATCCTACTGTCAAATTTTATCCCTATCAAGGAAACAAG